Proteins from one Chiroxiphia lanceolata isolate bChiLan1 chromosome W unlocalized genomic scaffold, bChiLan1.pri scaffold_60_arrow_ctg1, whole genome shotgun sequence genomic window:
- the LOC116781573 gene encoding olfactory receptor 14J1-like has protein sequence MGFFLLNLSLTDLGCICTTVPKAMHNSLWDTTTISYTACVAQAFFFVFFMSAEFSLLTIMCYDRYVAICKPLHYGTLLGSRACAHMAAAAWATGFLYSLLHTANTFSLPLCQGNALGQFFCEIPHILKLSCSHSGYLREIGLLMVSVCLVFGCFVFIVFSYVQIFRAVLRIPSQQGQHKAFSMCLPHLAVLSLFVSTAAFSDLKPPSISSPSLDLALSVLYSVLPPALNPFIYSLRNQELKDAIWKMMTGCFSRAITCLFSSAEYSLCNPFLARSAF, from the coding sequence atgggcttcttcctgctcaacctctccctcacagacctgggctgcatctgcaccactgtccccaaagccatgcacaattccctctgggacaccacaaccatctcctacACAGCATGTGTTGCACAGgcctttttctttgtcttcttcatgtcagcagagttttccctcctcaccatcatgtgctacgaccgctacgttgccatctgcaaacccctgcactacgggaccctcctgggcagcagagcttgtgcccacatggcagcagctgcctgggccactggctttctctattctctgctgcacacagccaatacattttccctgcccctgtgccagggcaatgccctgggccagttcttctgtgaaatcccacacatcctcaagctctcctgctcacactcaggcTACCTCAGGGAAATTGGGCTTCTTATGGTTAGTGTCTGTTTAGTGTTCggttgctttgttttcattgttttctcctatgtgcagatcttcagggctgtgctgaggatcccctctcagcagggacagcacaaagccttttccatgtgcctccctcacctggccgTGCTCTCCCTGTTTGTCAGTACCGCCGCATTTTCCGACCTGaagcccccctccatctcctccccatccctggaccTGGCTCTGTCAGTTCTGTactcagtgctgcctccagcactgaaccccTTCATCTACAGCCTCAGGAACCAGGAGCTCAAGGATGCCATATGGAAAATGATGACTGGATGCTTCTCAAGAGCAATaacctgccttttttcttctgcagaataCTCACTGTGTAACCCTTTTCTAGCCCGGTCTGCTTTCTAA